Proteins encoded by one window of Vigna radiata var. radiata cultivar VC1973A chromosome 5, Vradiata_ver6, whole genome shotgun sequence:
- the LOC106760376 gene encoding 50S ribosomal protein 6, chloroplastic has product MSSLSSMFGCGVVMAPPQALGIGKRSDGGLTIVCSSRPKKKATAHHMKTRPRKTQPWDINRKPTVYDPMPPLPPDWTLVIPADASSAPAAPPPPSA; this is encoded by the coding sequence aTGTCGTCGTTGTCGAGCATGTTCGGGTGTGGAGTGGTGATGGCGCCACCACAAGCACTGGGAATTGGAAAGAGAAGTGACGGAGGATTGACGATAGTGTGTTCGTCTCGGCCGAAGAAGAAAGCGACGGCGCATCACATGAAGACTCGGCCACGGAAGACGCAGCCATGGGATATAAACCGCAAGCCAACTGTGTACGATCCTATGCCTCCTCTTCCTCCGGATTGGACTCTCGTTATTCCCGCCGACGCTTCTTCTGCTCCCGCTGCTCCTCCGCCTCCCTCTGCCTAG
- the LOC106762766 gene encoding uncharacterized protein LOC106762766: MDPCPFVRLTVGNLALKIPVASKPARSVVHPSSSPCFCKIKLKSFPLQSAVVPFIPPENNLPDSHVHPIAATFHLSKSDLDKLAGKSIFAGKLCLKISIYTGRRGTTCGVNSGRLLGRVSVPLDLSGTVAKTTVFHNGWIRIGKDAKGSSAQFHLNVKAEPDPRFVFQFDGEPECSPQVFQIQGNISQPVFTCKFSFRNTGDRNHRSRSLQSEPGGSRSWLSSFGSERPGKERKGWSITVHDLSGSPVAAASMVTPFVASPGSDRVSCSNPGSWLILRPSDGTWKPWGRLEAWRERGGSDGLGYRFELIPDTNGGMSAAGIVLAESTLSTYKGGKFVIDMGSRSGGNNGGSNGRATPGSATSPACSPRSSGDYGYGLWPYCMYRGFVMSASVEGEGRCSKPKVEVSVPHVNCAEDAAAFVALAAAVDLSVDACRLFSQRLRKELCQQVELVG, translated from the exons ATGGATCCTTGCCCTTTTGTCAGGCTCACCGTCGGCAACCTCGCCCTCAAAATCCCCGTTGCTTCCAAACCGGCTCGCTCTGTCGTTCACCCTTCTTCTTCCCCCTGTTTCTGCAAAATCAAGCTTAAAAGTTTCCCTCTACAGTCCGCTGTTGTTCCCTTCATCCCTCCGGAGAACAACCTTCCTGACTCCCACGTCCACCCCATTGCTGCAACCTTCCATCTCAGCAAGTCTGATCTCGACAAGCTTGCCGGAAAATCCATCTTCGCCGGCAAGCTCTGTCTCAAAATCTCGATCTATACCGGCCGTAGAGGTACCACCTGTGGCGTCAACTCCGGTAGACTCCTCGGCAGAGTGTCCGTGCCTTTGGATCTCTCGGGAACCGTAGCGAAGACCACCGTGTTCCACAATGGCTGGATTAGGATAGGGAAAGACGCCAAAGGTTCTTCTGCGCAGTTCCATTTGAATGTAAAAGCCGAACCCGACCCCAGATTCGTCTTCCAGTTCGATGGCGAACCTGAATGCAGTCCCCAAGTTTTTCAGATCCAGGGGAACATCTCACAACCGGTTTTCACCTGCAAGTTCAGTTTCAGAAACACCGGCGACCGAAATCACCGTTCCAG GTCGTTACAGTCAGAGCCGGGAGGTTCTAGAAGCTGGTTGAGTTCGTTCGGAAGTGAGCGTCCGGGTAAGGAGCGCAAGGGATGGTCCATTACGGTTCACGACCTTTCGGGTTCACCGGTTGCGGCAGCTTCCATGGTCACGCCTTTCGTAGCTTCGCCCGGTTCGGACCGGGTCAGCTGCTCCAATCCCGGTTCGTGGCTCATTCTTCGCCCGAGCGATGGTACTTGGAAGCCCTGGGGGAGACTCGAGGCGTGGCGTGAGCGCGGCGGCTCCGACGGCCTCGGCTACCGCTTCGAGCTCATACCAGACACCAACGGCGGCATGAGCGCCGCGGGCATAGTGCTTGCGGAGTCCACGCTGAGCACCTACAAAGGAGGAAAGTTTGTCATTGATATGGGTTCTCGCAGCGGAGGAAACAACGGCGGATCGAACGGCCGGGCCACGCCGGGGAGTGCAACATCCCCGGCGTGCAGCCCGAGGAGCAGCGGGGACTATGGATACGGCCTCTGGCCATACTGTATGTATAGAGGTTTTGTGATGTCAGCGAGCGTGGAGGGCGAGGGGAGATGCAGCAAGCCTAAGGTGGAGGTTAGCGTGCCGCACGTGAACTGCGCGGAGGATGCGGCGGCGTTCGTAGCGCTAGCCGCCGCTGTGGATCTGAGCGTTGATGCCTGCAGGCTTTTCTCTCAACGGCTTAGGAAGGAGTTGTGCCAGCAGGTGGAATTGGTTGGGTGA
- the LOC106761245 gene encoding ergosterol biosynthetic protein 28 yields the protein MKALGWWLIAVGTLRLASVWFGFFDIWALRLAVFSNTTMTEVHGRTFGTWTLLTCTLCYICAFNLENKPLYLATFLSFIYALGHFLTEYLIYRTMEIKNLTTVGIFAGTSIVWMLLQWNSHSKVNLKHS from the exons ATGAAGGCGTTGGGATGGTGGCTGATAGCGGTGGGCACGCTTCGATTGGCCTCGGTGTGGTTCGGTTTCTTCGACATTTGGGCTCTTCGACTCGCCGTCTTCTCCAACACCACAA TGACTGAAGTTCATGGGCGCACATTTGGAACTTGGACATTGTTGACCTGCACCCTTTGCTACATTTGCGCATTCAACCTTGAAAATAAGCCTCTCTACCTGGCTACTTTCTTGTCATTCATCTATGCATTGGGACATTTCTTGACAGAATACCTAATTTATCGCACAATGGAGATTAAAAATCTAACTACTGTTGGCATATTTGCAG GAACATCGATAGTATGGATGCTGTTGCAATGGAATTCTCACTCGAAAGTCAACTTGAAACACTCTTAG